A stretch of the Vulcanisaeta souniana JCM 11219 genome encodes the following:
- a CDS encoding carbon-nitrogen hydrolase family protein yields MSELRVTIAQIRRFGNYRDGVTWLNSNARELSTDLIILPENWVGIKVLSEDEFNDYIGLLKDLARGINALIIGGAAYVNTDGKNTSICPMVNGRGLINYSEKIYPSKATGERMEISAGRRLGIVELGNWRIGCIICVDAVYPELVRRIAMHGADLITNPSSISADRAQLWRSLGLIRAFENSTYFASAMGTGYRYPDGRDVLGGGFVASPNGELTLSIELGAEGLFTTVLNRYELEYARARRGYINDLRDSSLINSIVLEIVRA; encoded by the coding sequence ATGAGCGAGTTAAGAGTAACAATTGCACAGATAAGGAGGTTTGGTAATTACCGTGATGGCGTGACTTGGCTAAATAGTAACGCTAGGGAATTATCCACAGATTTGATAATACTGCCAGAAAATTGGGTTGGAATCAAGGTGTTGAGTGAGGATGAGTTTAATGACTACATAGGGCTACTTAAGGACTTGGCAAGGGGCATTAATGCCTTGATCATTGGTGGGGCTGCCTATGTCAATACCGATGGTAAAAACACGAGTATATGCCCAATGGTCAATGGGAGGGGACTCATTAATTACTCAGAGAAGATATACCCATCAAAAGCCACTGGTGAAAGAATGGAAATAAGCGCCGGCAGGAGACTGGGCATTGTGGAGCTTGGCAATTGGCGGATCGGCTGCATAATATGTGTTGACGCGGTATATCCAGAATTGGTAAGGCGCATAGCCATGCATGGCGCCGACTTAATCACAAACCCCAGTAGCATAAGTGCAGATAGGGCGCAGTTATGGAGAAGCCTAGGGCTTATTAGGGCATTCGAGAACTCAACCTACTTCGCATCAGCGATGGGGACTGGGTATAGGTATCCGGATGGGCGTGATGTGCTTGGCGGTGGCTTCGTGGCATCGCCCAATGGTGAACTTACATTAAGTATTGAACTAGGAGCTGAGGGATTGTTCACAACAGTACTTAACCGCTACGAACTTGAATACGCAAGGGCAAGGAGGGGGTATATTAATGATTTGAGAGATAGTTCGTTAATTAATAGTATTGTGTTAGAAATCGTACGTGCCTAG
- a CDS encoding radical SAM protein, whose amino-acid sequence MITNLKIKTNDNFNSTPRIAQIEVSTSCNASCIYCPRTVLRSEWISRLMDLGLYRKVIRELLSMESINYVHLQGWGEPLLHPNLMDMTNEVRGKTYFGLTTNGLLLNERYSDKLISMGINVIAITFAGTNPSTHNAIRIGCDFNTLVKNVRGLIKVKERLRGSTKVIASYIALSMNIHELPDFIELMP is encoded by the coding sequence ATAATAACAAACCTTAAAATTAAAACCAATGATAATTTCAATTCTACCCCACGAATAGCACAAATTGAGGTATCAACATCATGCAATGCATCATGTATTTATTGCCCGAGGACAGTACTAAGGAGTGAGTGGATTTCCAGGCTCATGGACCTAGGGCTATACCGTAAAGTAATAAGGGAGTTATTAAGCATGGAATCAATAAACTATGTGCATTTACAGGGATGGGGTGAGCCACTTCTACATCCAAACCTTATGGATATGACTAATGAGGTTCGGGGTAAAACATACTTTGGACTTACAACGAATGGATTATTACTAAATGAGCGTTATTCGGATAAATTAATTTCGATGGGAATTAACGTCATAGCTATAACCTTCGCGGGAACTAATCCATCAACGCACAATGCCATAAGGATTGGTTGTGACTTTAATACTCTAGTTAAAAATGTAAGAGGGCTCATTAAGGTTAAGGAGAGGTTAAGGGGTAGCACTAAGGTGATTGCGAGTTACATTGCACTATCAATGAATATTCATGAACTACCCGACTTCATTGAACTAATGCCATAA
- a CDS encoding VIT1/CCC1 transporter family protein, producing the protein MELRLSRDDIINNYKDEMTDAEIYAALARIEKDKELKNELLRLSQYEIEHAEFWKQVANEAGIDVSGIKHSRFAVLFSTFIRRVLGLGFLVKLRESSEVDAIRKYGNLIRNKALGPYTDRLREILLDEVSHEEVFKEEASRFEAFIDNIRDAMYGMSDGLVEVLAAVAGLAPVVANPMLITLAGLIVGTAGTLSMAVGAYMSTKAQRDIRETMLSKIDIELENLDIEDRTRRVKDALNKMGIGEKTASEIAPSLSTDVDISKRITEVSEVGLSKEALENPGKSALYTGIFYLIGALLVIVPFPLLGHVIGNVGSLYISIVLVALAQAISGLLTAISGSGRIVHTMAMNIALSLGAAAATYTIGTVAHQLLHIAIT; encoded by the coding sequence ATGGAACTGAGGCTTAGTAGGGATGATATAATTAATAATTATAAGGATGAGATGACGGATGCTGAGATCTACGCCGCGCTTGCAAGAATTGAGAAAGACAAGGAATTAAAGAATGAATTATTAAGGCTCTCTCAATATGAAATAGAACATGCAGAGTTCTGGAAACAAGTGGCCAATGAGGCAGGCATTGACGTTAGTGGCATTAAACATTCAAGATTCGCAGTACTATTCTCAACATTTATCAGGAGAGTACTTGGGCTAGGTTTTCTTGTTAAGTTAAGGGAGAGTTCAGAGGTAGATGCAATCAGGAAGTATGGAAACCTCATTAGGAATAAAGCACTTGGGCCGTACACTGATAGGCTTAGGGAGATACTTCTCGACGAGGTATCGCACGAGGAGGTCTTTAAGGAGGAGGCATCGAGGTTTGAGGCATTTATTGATAATATTAGGGACGCCATGTATGGAATGAGCGACGGACTAGTGGAAGTATTAGCTGCAGTGGCTGGCCTGGCGCCCGTCGTTGCCAACCCCATGCTTATAACACTAGCCGGCCTAATAGTTGGTACGGCAGGCACATTATCAATGGCCGTGGGCGCCTACATGTCAACAAAGGCCCAGAGGGACATTAGGGAAACCATGCTCTCAAAGATAGACATAGAACTCGAGAACCTTGACATAGAGGATAGAACCAGGAGGGTTAAGGATGCCCTAAATAAAATGGGCATTGGCGAAAAAACAGCCAGTGAAATAGCCCCTAGCTTATCAACAGACGTGGACATAAGCAAAAGAATAACGGAAGTAAGCGAAGTGGGTCTATCCAAGGAGGCGCTCGAGAACCCTGGAAAATCAGCCCTGTACACAGGCATATTCTACCTAATAGGCGCACTACTCGTCATTGTACCATTCCCATTACTCGGCCATGTAATTGGAAACGTGGGATCACTATACATATCGATAGTGCTCGTGGCCCTGGCACAAGCCATAAGTGGCCTGTTAACGGCAATATCAGGTAGTGGCCGCATAGTCCATACAATGGCCATGAACATAGCACTATCCCTAGGCGCAGCCGCAGCCACATACACAATAGGTACAGTGGCCCATCAACTACTGCATATTGCCATAACCTAA
- a CDS encoding ATP-binding protein: MLFDLEPKSKREDLFGRDNEVNAIVNFIRSKSRFLAIYGIRRVGKTSVLRVALNEASIPYCYIDARMLENDFTKRRLYQLISNYLTELSIKWRLEKPLGISQGQFGA; the protein is encoded by the coding sequence ATGCTATTCGACCTTGAGCCAAAATCGAAGAGAGAAGACCTATTCGGTAGAGATAACGAGGTAAATGCCATCGTAAACTTCATAAGGAGTAAGTCAAGGTTCCTTGCAATATACGGAATTAGGCGTGTAGGTAAGACATCGGTGCTAAGGGTCGCCCTAAATGAGGCAAGCATACCCTATTGCTACATTGATGCAAGAATGCTTGAGAATGACTTCACAAAAAGAAGACTTTACCAACTAATATCAAACTACCTGACCGAATTATCCATCAAATGGCGCCTTGAGAAGCCATTAGGAATATCGCAAGGGCAGTTCGGGGCATAA
- a CDS encoding AAA family ATPase, with protein MTDLLNALSKNLSQIVIAIDEAQILRMMRGFGKIDFTQVLAYTYDNLNNVKVVLTGSEVGLLHDFLGLDNPKSSLYGRFVEELTIKPFSRDVSIQFLITGFRQYGVEVTINEVLDVVDGLDGIVGWLTYYGNARVRGISNINEIYERAMKLIDGELKPLLNKSIYYGLVLEAIARGRKHFNEIREYITLRLNKYVAPGEVERALSNLMKMSIVSRVTHGEYEIMDPIIRMKFSQV; from the coding sequence TTGACGGACTTACTAAACGCACTATCCAAGAACCTAAGCCAAATAGTGATCGCAATTGACGAAGCCCAAATACTCAGGATGATGAGGGGATTCGGCAAGATCGATTTCACACAGGTACTCGCCTATACATACGATAACCTAAATAATGTTAAGGTCGTACTAACGGGCTCCGAGGTCGGCCTACTACATGACTTCCTCGGCCTTGACAACCCCAAATCATCACTCTACGGTAGGTTCGTCGAGGAGCTAACAATAAAACCATTCAGTAGGGACGTATCAATTCAATTCCTAATAACCGGCTTTAGACAATACGGAGTTGAAGTAACAATAAATGAAGTACTTGACGTAGTCGATGGGCTCGATGGTATCGTAGGGTGGCTAACATACTACGGTAATGCCAGGGTACGCGGAATAAGTAATATCAATGAAATTTATGAGAGGGCTATGAAACTCATAGACGGCGAATTGAAGCCACTATTAAATAAGTCAATTTATTATGGGTTGGTGCTAGAGGCGATAGCCAGGGGTAGAAAGCACTTTAATGAGATTAGAGAGTACATAACACTAAGACTCAATAAGTACGTGGCGCCAGGCGAGGTCGAGAGGGCCTTAAGCAATCTTATGAAGATGAGCATAGTAAGTAGGGTAACCCATGGTGAGTACGAAATAATGGACCCAATAATAAGAATGAAATTCAGTCAGGTTTGA
- a CDS encoding SPASM domain-containing protein has protein sequence MFTWRIFTDPFEQEPWAFKRVINITLERARELGIKVFAYSLSCWELIECPERPTESIFINVNGDVSPCVFLNLPIKGNYILRCFMKRCFRMKKVIFGNINNESVTSIWNNKDYREFRSKFIRRRIQGLTADYSIDLTPPSQCITCYRLYGVYALPILRSIIPLALPLGSPLILQTPFLKYSTIMPREPAR, from the coding sequence ATGTTCACGTGGAGGATCTTTACAGACCCCTTTGAGCAAGAGCCATGGGCCTTTAAACGCGTAATCAACATCACGCTAGAAAGGGCTAGGGAGTTAGGCATCAAGGTATTTGCCTATTCATTGAGTTGTTGGGAACTCATCGAATGCCCGGAAAGACCTACTGAATCTATTTTCATAAATGTCAATGGCGATGTCTCGCCATGTGTCTTCCTGAACTTGCCGATTAAGGGTAACTACATACTGCGATGCTTCATGAAAAGGTGCTTCAGAATGAAGAAGGTGATTTTCGGGAATATAAATAACGAGAGTGTTACGAGTATATGGAATAATAAGGACTATAGGGAATTTAGGTCTAAATTCATAAGGAGAAGGATCCAGGGACTTACCGCGGATTACAGCATTGATTTAACACCACCTAGTCAATGTATCACGTGTTATAGGCTATACGGTGTTTACGCACTACCAATACTGCGGTCTATAATTCCTCTAGCCTTACCGTTAGGATCACCACTAATTCTCCAAACGCCATTCCTAAAATACTCAACGATAATGCCCAGGGAACCAGCAAGATAA
- a CDS encoding elongator complex protein 3, producing the protein MKSINTALNRLKPTRTISGVVPVAIMVGPVACPFNCTYCPGGKKTNTPKSYLPDSPVVLRATPLNYDPYKQVIARIRQYEALHHPVSKVELIIMGGTVTSLPEDYLEWFIGNALRAINDYPFMGTGSTDNPSIEMEHRRNERARVRVVALELETRPDFAKPRHIDLMLRLGFTRVEIGVQSIYDDVLRAVRRGHGVKETIEATQYLKDAAYKVCYHIMPGLPGSTPDRDLEMIKTVFNDPSFMPDCVKVYPTFVVKDTELYEEWLKGLYRSYDEETWHWLLANIMASIPRWVRVMRFGRDIPLHWVVDGPKIGNMREVVLRDMEKLGLSCMEIRCREVGHKYVKRGLVPTPRRLMINRVDYDASGGHEVFLEVIDEDDTLYGILRLRIPSNNAHRSEIKIGRAALIRELHVYGPELPVGSKATDLFWWQHRGIGRALMASAEHIALDEFNAYRMFVISGVGVREYYRMLGYRKYSGSFYMFKDLRKSILNDVDLNSEVIQGGEELITG; encoded by the coding sequence ATGAAGAGCATTAACACAGCCCTCAATAGGTTAAAGCCCACGAGGACCATATCAGGGGTAGTCCCAGTGGCCATAATGGTTGGGCCCGTGGCATGCCCATTCAACTGCACATACTGTCCCGGCGGGAAAAAGACGAATACACCAAAGAGCTACCTTCCGGATTCGCCGGTTGTCCTCAGGGCAACTCCGTTAAATTACGACCCATATAAACAAGTCATAGCCAGGATAAGGCAGTACGAAGCTCTCCATCACCCAGTATCGAAGGTCGAGTTAATAATCATGGGGGGTACCGTGACCTCACTACCCGAGGACTATCTGGAGTGGTTTATTGGTAATGCCCTCAGGGCAATCAATGATTACCCCTTCATGGGCACAGGCTCAACTGATAATCCAAGTATTGAAATGGAACATAGGCGTAATGAGAGGGCGAGGGTTAGGGTTGTGGCCCTTGAACTAGAGACAAGACCTGATTTTGCTAAGCCGAGACACATAGATTTAATGCTCAGGTTAGGCTTCACGAGGGTTGAGATTGGGGTTCAGTCGATATATGATGATGTATTAAGAGCAGTTAGGAGGGGCCACGGTGTTAAGGAGACGATTGAAGCAACGCAGTACCTGAAGGATGCAGCTTACAAGGTCTGCTACCACATAATGCCCGGCCTCCCAGGCTCAACGCCAGATAGGGACCTCGAGATGATTAAGACGGTATTCAACGACCCAAGCTTCATGCCCGATTGCGTTAAGGTTTACCCAACCTTCGTTGTCAAGGACACCGAGCTATACGAGGAGTGGTTGAAGGGGCTATACAGGAGTTATGATGAGGAGACCTGGCATTGGTTATTGGCTAACATCATGGCGTCAATCCCCAGATGGGTCAGGGTTATGAGGTTTGGCAGAGACATACCACTTCACTGGGTTGTTGATGGACCAAAAATAGGTAACATGAGGGAGGTAGTGCTTAGGGACATGGAGAAACTAGGCCTTAGTTGCATGGAGATTAGGTGCCGTGAGGTTGGTCATAAGTACGTAAAGAGGGGCCTTGTACCAACGCCGAGGAGACTAATGATTAATAGGGTTGATTACGATGCCTCCGGAGGTCACGAGGTTTTCCTGGAGGTTATTGATGAAGATGACACGCTCTACGGAATACTAAGGCTCAGAATACCAAGCAATAATGCACACAGGTCTGAGATTAAGATCGGTAGGGCGGCCTTAATCAGGGAGTTACATGTTTACGGCCCTGAACTACCGGTTGGTAGCAAGGCAACTGACCTATTCTGGTGGCAGCACCGTGGCATTGGCAGGGCATTAATGGCAAGTGCTGAGCACATAGCCCTTGATGAGTTCAACGCCTATAGGATGTTTGTGATATCCGGCGTTGGCGTTAGGGAGTACTATAGGATGCTTGGTTATAGGAAGTACTCAGGTAGTTTCTACATGTTTAAGGACCTTAGGAAATCCATATTAAATGATGTGGACTTAAATTCTGAGGTTATTCAAGGCGGTGAGGAATTAATAACGGGTTGA
- a CDS encoding acyl-CoA dehydrogenase family protein produces MVFPLDSLQDYQLMFKQEHEMLRKSVREFLEREVAPHALEFDDKDEVPREVLRKLGEQGLWGIGIEENYGGQGGDTISAVIVMEELSRVAPPLAVIRGTNELFSIPILLFGSEELRRKYIPPIARGEAFGAHAMTEPCCGSDAAGIQTRAVKKGDRWVINGRKIFISNADIADYMVVFARTSEPQPNRRWFGITAFVVEKGAQGLKIGTKFEKRGLRGSHAMEVIFDDVEVPDENRVGEVGMGFIIAMETYDRTRVSVAAQGLGMAQAAFERAFQYSFQRTAFGQYLASFEAIQFTLTEMMAELMTARYLVYLAAYLADQGKEEFKYVASLAKFYTTEVAEKIVSKAIDIHGGVGVIHETGIERFLRDVKITEIYEGANNIQRVVAFRQLLRTLTKKGVISQDIAKSIT; encoded by the coding sequence ATGGTTTTTCCATTGGATAGTTTACAGGACTACCAATTAATGTTTAAGCAGGAGCATGAAATGCTGAGAAAAAGTGTTAGGGAGTTTCTTGAGAGGGAGGTGGCGCCGCATGCGCTTGAGTTTGATGATAAGGATGAGGTCCCCAGGGAAGTACTAAGGAAACTTGGGGAGCAGGGGTTGTGGGGAATTGGCATTGAGGAGAATTATGGCGGTCAAGGTGGTGATACGATATCTGCAGTTATCGTAATGGAGGAGTTAAGTAGGGTAGCACCGCCCTTAGCTGTTATACGTGGCACCAATGAATTATTTTCAATACCCATATTACTATTTGGAAGTGAGGAGTTGAGGAGGAAGTACATACCGCCGATAGCCAGGGGTGAAGCTTTTGGTGCTCATGCCATGACAGAGCCATGCTGTGGAAGTGATGCTGCAGGTATACAGACCAGGGCTGTTAAGAAGGGCGACAGGTGGGTTATTAATGGTAGGAAGATCTTCATTAGTAATGCAGACATTGCTGACTATATGGTGGTCTTCGCGAGAACCAGTGAACCACAACCAAATAGACGTTGGTTTGGCATAACGGCCTTCGTGGTTGAGAAGGGTGCACAGGGCCTCAAGATCGGCACTAAGTTCGAGAAGAGGGGTTTAAGGGGCAGCCATGCCATGGAGGTTATTTTTGATGACGTTGAGGTTCCTGATGAAAACAGGGTTGGTGAGGTTGGCATGGGGTTCATAATAGCCATGGAGACCTATGATAGGACGCGAGTTAGCGTTGCTGCTCAAGGGCTTGGTATGGCGCAGGCAGCCTTTGAGAGGGCCTTCCAATACTCCTTTCAAAGGACAGCCTTTGGTCAGTACCTGGCCAGCTTTGAGGCCATTCAATTCACGCTTACTGAGATGATGGCTGAGTTAATGACGGCTAGGTACCTGGTGTACTTGGCCGCCTACCTGGCTGACCAGGGTAAGGAGGAGTTTAAGTACGTGGCTAGCCTGGCGAAGTTCTACACCACTGAGGTTGCTGAGAAGATAGTTTCTAAGGCAATCGATATTCACGGTGGTGTTGGTGTTATTCATGAGACTGGTATCGAGAGGTTCCTTAGGGATGTTAAGATAACGGAGATTTATGAAGGTGCAAACAATATCCAGAGGGTAGTTGCCTTTAGGCAGCTCTTAAGGACCCTAACGAAGAAGGGTGTTATAAGCCAAGATATTGCGAAGTCAATAACCTAG
- a CDS encoding urocanate hydratase, with protein MSVPQKYRGRPIEELISAGYYDPETRAVHIITGTEIHVHSRDWQLEGPLRMLFHVLDPAVAKDPKNLIVYGGTGKAARSWEDFEAIVDSLLTMDSEDTLVIQSGQPVAIWKLSKYTPRVLMSNAMLVPKWADWKIFRELEAKGLISFHQMTAGCWAYIGTQGILQGTYETIGAAADRHFSGSLEGRLVVSAGLGNMGGAQPLAIKMLGGIALIADVDKRMIQRMIDTGYLDTWTDNLDKAIDMALDAKERRQATSIGILANAVDLLEKLIKENIVPDILTDQTPAHDSLSYVPQGFTIEQAEQLRGSDPDKYMLLARETMKKHVQLMLQLQARGAVTFEYGNNLRKQAYDAGVEDAFKIPGQMEYMRPLFEEGRGPFRWTSLVGDPNDIYKLDDVLITLFEKKNPRLVRWIKNAHQYVKFQGLPARVVYLGYGERALFGKIVSEMVRKGELSGPIWFGRDHLDSGSVASPFRETEGMLDGSDAIGDWPILNYALNTAAGATWTCFHHGGGTGIGYAIHAGFGMVVDGTELAEEKALRVFTVDPGSGVVRHVHAGYPKSLIVARERGVRIPIIDRLEEKSRRVIEEAYREGRISRFTYERVKKDLEEYEARKQNYRTPFNT; from the coding sequence ATGTCAGTCCCTCAAAAATACAGGGGCAGGCCCATCGAAGAATTGATCTCGGCTGGTTATTACGACCCTGAGACTAGGGCCGTCCACATCATCACTGGTACGGAGATTCACGTGCATAGTCGTGATTGGCAACTCGAAGGTCCACTACGGATGCTCTTTCACGTGCTTGACCCTGCGGTTGCTAAGGACCCAAAGAACCTAATTGTCTATGGTGGCACTGGTAAAGCTGCCCGTTCATGGGAGGACTTCGAGGCCATAGTGGATTCCCTGCTCACCATGGACAGTGAGGACACACTAGTAATACAGAGTGGTCAGCCTGTGGCTATTTGGAAACTTAGTAAATACACTCCAAGGGTCTTAATGAGCAATGCAATGCTCGTTCCCAAGTGGGCTGATTGGAAGATATTCCGGGAACTCGAGGCCAAGGGATTGATAAGCTTCCACCAGATGACCGCCGGTTGCTGGGCATACATCGGTACCCAGGGTATTCTCCAGGGAACCTACGAAACAATCGGGGCAGCCGCAGATAGGCATTTCAGCGGCTCGCTCGAGGGTAGGCTGGTGGTTAGCGCCGGCCTTGGTAACATGGGCGGAGCGCAGCCACTGGCCATCAAGATGCTGGGCGGCATAGCATTGATAGCCGATGTCGACAAAAGAATGATACAGAGAATGATAGATACCGGTTACCTGGACACGTGGACCGACAACCTGGACAAAGCCATAGACATGGCCCTTGACGCCAAGGAAAGAAGGCAAGCGACGAGTATTGGAATACTCGCGAACGCTGTAGACCTACTTGAGAAGTTAATCAAGGAAAACATAGTACCAGACATACTCACAGACCAAACACCAGCTCACGACTCTCTCTCCTATGTACCCCAAGGATTCACCATTGAACAAGCCGAGCAATTAAGGGGAAGCGACCCAGATAAATACATGCTGCTGGCTAGGGAGACTATGAAGAAACACGTACAACTAATGCTCCAGTTACAGGCTAGGGGTGCCGTGACCTTCGAGTACGGCAACAACCTCAGGAAGCAGGCATATGATGCAGGTGTTGAGGACGCATTCAAGATACCAGGGCAAATGGAGTACATGAGGCCATTATTTGAGGAAGGCCGTGGACCATTCAGGTGGACAAGCCTAGTGGGTGATCCAAACGACATATATAAACTAGATGATGTATTGATAACGCTCTTCGAGAAGAAGAACCCAAGACTAGTCAGGTGGATCAAGAACGCCCACCAGTATGTAAAATTCCAGGGACTACCAGCCAGGGTAGTTTACCTAGGCTATGGTGAGAGGGCACTGTTTGGCAAGATCGTTAGTGAGATGGTTAGGAAGGGCGAGCTAAGTGGGCCAATATGGTTTGGTAGGGACCACCTAGACAGTGGTTCCGTCGCTTCACCCTTCAGGGAGACTGAGGGCATGCTCGACGGCTCAGACGCAATAGGAGACTGGCCAATACTGAATTACGCGCTAAACACCGCTGCTGGCGCAACTTGGACTTGCTTCCACCATGGCGGCGGCACGGGGATCGGTTACGCTATTCATGCTGGTTTTGGTATGGTTGTTGATGGTACTGAGCTTGCTGAGGAGAAGGCCCTCAGGGTCTTCACGGTTGATCCAGGTTCTGGTGTTGTTAGGCATGTCCATGCTGGTTATCCGAAGTCCTTGATAGTTGCTAGGGAGAGGGGTGTTAGGATACCGATCATTGATAGGCTTGAGGAGAAGAGTAGGCGCGTGATTGAGGAGGCGTATAGGGAGGGTAGGATTAGTAGGTTCACGTATGAGAGGGTTAAGAAGGATCTTGAGGAGTATGAGGCGAGGAAGCAAAACTATAGGACGCCCTTCAATACTTAG